From the genome of Faecalibacterium prausnitzii:
CGCCCGCTTTCCAGATCCCGATAGAGCCATTCCTCCATGCCCACCATGGCAGCAACCTCTTTTTGCAGCAGGTCAAGACCATAGCGGCACCAACGCAGACGGTCCCATGGGTTCGGGATGTCGGCGTAAGAATGGTACATACGGTAGAACGCCTGCGCCTCTACGGTGGTGCGGGGGCCTGCCAAAGTTACCTGTAAGATGTATAGAGGGGTTAGACCACGACCCTCACATGACACCCTCTGAAGTAGAAAAAAGGAACCGCTCTCTCGGCTCCAAAAAAATCTATTTTGACGTAGATGCGTCATTGCGTGAAAGAGGTGGATTCTCTTTTCCATCCCAAAGTGCGCTGGGGAGAGGATAGCAAATGAGCTGCGGATGCATTTTCGCAGGGAGCGCAGAAATGGTGTGGTCGTTTCCCTGCAGGAAACACTGGAAGCGGGAAAGGAGGACAGCGCACTGACCCTCTCGGACGTGCTGCAGGACGGCTTCTGCATGGAGGACAGCTGTGAGCAGCAGGACGAGGCCCGGCGGCTGCGGCAGCTCATCGAAGGGCTGCCGGCGCGGGAACGGAAGCTGATCCTGCTGCGGTACGGCCTGGCCGGTCAGCCGCCGCTGACCCAGCTGGAGACAGCAAAGCTGCTCCAGATCAGCAGAAGTTATGTCTCAAGGCTCGAGACCCACGCACTGGATCAGTTGCGCAAAGGCTGGCCTCAAGAATCACCGGGAGAATAAAGGAACGGCAGATGGAATATATCCTGTGAACCGGGTGGCTTATCTGGTGGGGCACCA
Proteins encoded in this window:
- a CDS encoding sigma-70 family RNA polymerase sigma factor, giving the protein MHFRRERRNGVVVSLQETLEAGKEDSALTLSDVLQDGFCMEDSCEQQDEARRLRQLIEGLPARERKLILLRYGLAGQPPLTQLETAKLLQISRSYVSRLETHALDQLRKGWPQESPGE